The Tautonia plasticadhaerens nucleotide sequence AGAGCCGCTGCAGGTCGAACAGGAGGCGGGCCTCGACCGCGTAGATCCCCTCCGAGGCCGGCGCCAGCAGGGCGGGCAGCGCCCTCCGCCAGTCGTCGGCCTCGGCCGGGTCCAGCCCGAGGGCCTCCACCAGCCGCTCCCCCAGCATCCCCAGCGCCGCCCGGGCCCGGGGCCAGGGGTGCGACGACGAGGGGGGCCCGAGGGGGTCGATGAACTTCGTCGACCTCGCCAGCTGGATGGCCGCCCGGACGACGTTCCCGCGCCTCATCGACCGCTCGGAGCGCCGGACCAGCCGCTCGGCCAGTTGCCGGGCGGGCTGGGGGGAGGGCAGCGGGTAGGTGCCGACCGCCTCGTCGGGCGGGGGGGCGTCGTCGGCCGCCTCGATCAGGGCCCCCAGCCGGCCCGGCTCCGGGGCGCCCGGGGGGCGGGTCCGGTCGAAGAGCAGCCGGGCGTCGAGGTCCTCGGCGATCGCCGCGTCGACCGCCTCGGTGTCCTCGATCGAGGGGAAGTAGCCGGGCAGCAGCCTCGGGGCGAAGTGCCTCAGCTCCAGGTACACCGCGACGAACTCGCGGTAGACCTCCCAGAGGTCCCGGGGGGGGAGCAGGTAGTCCTCGACCCGGAGGACCAGCCTCGCCTCGTCGAAGACCCCCTGGCCGATCCGGTCGACCCGGGCCCGGAGGTCGGCCTCGGGGATCCGGCCGGCCCTGCGGAGGCGCTCCAGCTCCTCGTCGACCCGGGCGTGGAAGAGCATCCTCCAGTACCGCAGGAGGATCTGGCCCCGGGTCATCGCCTCCAGCCGTTCCTGGGTGGGCTCGGCCAGCAGGATGATCGGCCCGGTCAGGGCGGCCTCGGCCTCGACGTCCAGGCCCAGCTCGTCGCGCTCGATGATGGTGGTCGCCGTGCTGGCGTCGAGCACGTAGGTCTTGCGGTGCGGCACCTGGATGCCGAGCGTGGCCATCTTGCGGTCGTGCTTGATGACCCGGCGGAGCACCCGAGGGGGGACCAGGGCCGCATGCGGGTCGGCCGCCCGCATCGCCCGCTTCAGCTCCTCCAGCGACATCCCCCCGCCACCGCCCGACCGGCTGCCCATCGTCCACCCACCCCCGACTTCGGCGACGTTCGACGACGCGAGGCTTCATGCTATCCCGACCGGCCCGCCCTGACCAGACGACGCATCGGCCCGGGGCCGACCGGTCGGAGGAGCCGGGACGCGGCATGCCCAGGGCGAAATCCCCCCCGGTCGGCCCTCGCTCCCCGCCGGAGCGTGCGGTCGTCCCCACCCCGTCCTCCCCCCTGCCCTCCCGCCGACTCGAAGGCTCCCCCTCGGCTCGGGCCGGTGCGCCCCGCCCTCCGCCCGGCCCGGGCGCCGAGCGGTGCGCCACCGGTGCGCCCGGGGCATCGGGCGTTTTGTGTTGTCCGTCCCCGAGTTGCGTCGACCCGATTGGCTTCGCTCCGTCAAACGCCCCTCGGGGATTGGCTTCGTTTCGCCACGCCCGATCCCGACCCTCCGGCCGCCCCGATGGCCTTCCGGTGCGCCCCCGGTGCGCCTCGGTGCGCCACCGAATCGCGTGGTCATCTCCCCGCCCACGTCGAGCCGATGGGCTTCGCCCCGTCGGGCCGACGGCCGGGATTGGCTTCGTTTCGCCACGCCCGATCGCCGCGTGTCCGCCCCGTCGATCGCCGCCCGGTGTGCCCCCGGTGCGCCCGGTCGCCGAGGCGAAAAGGATGTCATGGTCGTCGGTTGCGTCGATCGGATTCGCTTCGCTCCGTCGGTTTGCATCGCGCGATTGGCTTTGCTTCGCCACGCCCGAAACGACCCCGCTGCCGCCCGATCCGGGCTCGGTGCGAGCCGATCGGTGCGCCTCCAGTGCGCCTCGGTGCGCCCCGAGACCGGGTCCGATCGCGGGCCCCTGCGGCGTCCGGGTCGAACCGGATTGGCTTCGATTCGTCACGAACCCCGGACTCCTCGTCCCTCGGGGGTTCGCTCGATCCACCCGTCCTGATTGCCAAAGACGAGGGCTCCCCCCGGGCCCGTCCGACCTCCCTCGCGCCGGGATCCCCCCCGACCTCGACGGACGACGAACCGCCCGGGGAGACTGCTCCCCTCCCCATTACTATCGAGAAAGACCGCTTCGGCAGTCACACGAACTTCCCGGTCATAGCAGTCGGCCATGCCCCCCTGCCCGGCCGGGATGCCGGGGATGGTGAACGCGACCAGGGGCGGGATGTCGCCGATCACCTCGCCGATCGCTGACAATTAGGGGCGCCCTCTGGCCACCTTCGTTAGCCGCCCGGCAAACCCAGGGACTGGCGGAGAGCGGGTCGGACGGCAGATGAGTTAGACGCTCTCTGGCATGGCAATCGGTGCGGGCCTGGACCAACAACGCCCCCAGCTCCCACCGATGCCGTTCGTGGGACGCTCGATCCATGTCATGCCCCGGGACTCGCCCCAACCCCGCTCGGCTCAGACTGTCGCGACCTCGGTGTCCCGCATCCACTTCCGCTTAAACTGCTGCAACTCCGCGTCGGTGTAGAAGTGCCGAGCCAGCCGGGAGCCGAACTGCTGGTCCAGGTAGCTCTCGGGAAGGAACGCTTCGCGCTTGAATCGCCGGTAGAGGTCTGCGTAGTGCTTTTCTTCTCCGACGTATGCCTGCACTGGTTGGAATTTCGGGATGTTCAGGAACCGCCGGAACGCCTCGGTGGCGTTGGAGTCGAAATTCTCCAGCCGCATCAACAGTAACCGGGCGCGACGGCCTTCATAGATCGCGTAGCCCGTCCCCTTTGGGAACGGGATGGCGTAAACGTCGATGCCGAAGACGTCTCGCATCTGACGATCGAACCAGTCCGAATGGTCCAAAGCCTTTTTGCTGTCCAGGAACAATTTGCAAACCTGTGGAATATTCGGTTTTCCGTGTTCCAGTAAATCTAAATGATCGCGAACATTTCGATATTTTGATTCGAAAAAATCGGAGATGTTCCGGGAAACCGGATCGCGGACCATGCTGACGAGATTCCAAGGTCGGCCATGCCAGCGCTCAAGATGTTCCCGGGCAGCTCGTTGTGTCGCAAGGAATGAGAGGAATGGTAGATCGTCGGGATTCGCTAGACTGCGAAGCCGCTCTTCCAACCGATCAGGCCCCCCCCTCAAATCGTGCGTGTGGTAGACAAGGACATTCAGCCGGAGCCGATGCAGCCCCTCTACGGTCGAAGTGGTCCCCGTTTTCGGCAACGAATGGACCGCGATCGGGCTGGTGATGCCGTAACGCGGGAAGATCCTCCGATATGCCCGCTTCAAGCCCCAGTTCAGCTGGATCATTGCCGTTAGCTCCAACGCGCGACGGTCAGCCGGGGTTTTCTAGATGTGCGTGCACC carries:
- a CDS encoding putative capsular polysaccharide synthesis family protein; the encoded protein is MIQLNWGLKRAYRRIFPRYGITSPIAVHSLPKTGTTSTVEGLHRLRLNVLVYHTHDLRGGPDRLEERLRSLANPDDLPFLSFLATQRAAREHLERWHGRPWNLVSMVRDPVSRNISDFFESKYRNVRDHLDLLEHGKPNIPQVCKLFLDSKKALDHSDWFDRQMRDVFGIDVYAIPFPKGTGYAIYEGRRARLLLMRLENFDSNATEAFRRFLNIPKFQPVQAYVGEEKHYADLYRRFKREAFLPESYLDQQFGSRLARHFYTDAELQQFKRKWMRDTEVATV